In one Cercospora beticola chromosome 1, complete sequence genomic region, the following are encoded:
- a CDS encoding uncharacterized protein (BUSCO:EOG09262WSH), whose amino-acid sequence MAPNRGRNRASEFEEYLQPGAKDFDPEEDVPIDDSDADSGSDADENDGREHYTSVGKSKLRKPKEVALGPQYRGAKVSRVELEAGSDEGDEFDSPEDDSEGSELEAGDFEDSTDGTDLSDEDGEKPQRQSTATKAKDDPDQAYAAIAKATQRTAVSTTLSEASRLDAAKGRAVKRQRTTFDSFLNTRMKLQKSLIATNTLVGTSAEQLSSERADAQQALDAAETAAFNLWSSLNTFREDLIAARIGKKRKRAIFSVDSSTEELWEHVRAQEEESRPARDTVLKKWSQKTQGPTAQPQTGRLAQTAGATIIDVIQEQLADTNVDRLLKRVHAPRSCAPLQASQRKPEDDKIYDDADFYGLLLKELLEQKSADSVAASNIDIGLQMRRENKTKKNVDTKASKGRKLRYTVHEKLQNYMAPEDRTTWGEKQSDELFSSLFGQKVTLGEHDEDDADMDGEDDANTDGIMLFGR is encoded by the exons ATGGCTCCCAACAGAGGGCGCAATCGCGCTTCTGAGTTCGAGGAATACTTACAGCCTGGAGCGAAAG ACTTTGATCCTGAAGAGGATGTTCCGATAGACGACAGCGATGCCGACTCTGGGAGCGACGCTGACGAAAACGACGGCCGAGAACACTACACGAGCGTCGGAAAGAGTAAACTGCGAAAACCGAAGGAAGTCGCGCTCGGCCCGCAATATCGAGGAGCAAAAGTCAGTCGGGTGGAGCTCGAAGCTGGCAGCGACGAGGGAGATGAGTTTGATAGCCCTGAAGATGACAGCGAAGGAAGTGAGCTTGAAGCAGGCGATTTCGAGGACAGCACAGATGGGACAGATCTCAGTGATGAGGATGGAGAAAAACCGCAACGGCAGTCGACTGCTACGAAAGCCAAGGATGATCCAGATCAAGCATATGCCGCGATTGCAAAAGCGACACAACGAACGGCGGTCTCTACCACCCTCTCAGAAGCTAGCAGACTTGACGCAGCAAAGGGGCGAGCGGTGAAGCGGCAACGCACGACATTCGATTCATTCTTGAACACAAGGATGAAGCTCCAGAAATCCCTCATAGCAACAAATACTCTTGTTGGAACATCTGCAGAACAGCTCAGCTCAGAGAGAGCCGATGCGCAACAAGCGCTCGATGCTGCCGAAACTGCGGCCTTCAATTTGTGGAGCTCGTTGAATACATTTCGGGAGGACTTGATTGCTGCGAGGATAGGCAAAAAACGCAAGCGGGCCATCTTCTCTGTCGATAGCTCGACCGAAGAGCTTTGGGAACATGTGCGCGCTCAGGAGGAAGAGAGTCGTCCAGCTCGGGACACCGTGTTGAAAAAGTGGTCGCAGAAGACACAAGGTCCAACCGCTCAGCCACAAACAGGTCGTCTGGCGCAGACAGCAGGGGCAACCATCATCGATGTCATTCAAGAGCAGCTCGCAGACACGAATGTTGACCGCCTACTGAAGCGAGTACATGCGCCGCGCTCTTGTGCGCCACTACAAGCGTCTCAACGGAAACCCGAGGACGACAAGATCTATGACGACGCCGATTTTTATGGACTTCTGCTCAAGGAACTGTTGGAACAAAAAAGTGCTGACTCTGTCGCCGCATCAAATATCGACATTGGCCTTCAGATGCGGAGGGAGAACAAAACGAAGAAGAACGTGGATACGAAGGCAAGCAAAGGCCGAAAGCTGAGATATACTGTTCACGAAAAATTGCAGAATTACATGGCACCTGAGGATAGGACGACTTGGGGAGAGAAGCAGTCGGATGAGCTGTTCTCCAGCTTGTTTGGGCAGAAAGTGACGCTTGGCGAGcatgatgaggacgatgcagACATggacggcgaagacgatgcaaACACCGATGGCATCATGCTCTTCGGCAGATGA